Proteins from one Mycobacterium sp. EPa45 genomic window:
- a CDS encoding cytochrome P450 translates to MATEQGLDGVPRLAFADLPMAADRSVGWAALRDAGPLIVGDGFYTLTRRDDVLEALRNTEVYSSQKAFDGLGSPLPMVPIAFDPPEHTRYRRILHPFFSTQTLAGMLPSLQQQAVDVITDIAAKDGCEVVGELAIPYPSQVFLTLFGLPLEDRDRLVDWKDAIIDIGLLESVQDADLTPAIELATYLSEAITEHRRNPGNDILSQVLTGPDPLDDGEALGLGYVFILAGLDTVTSAIGSALLMLARRPDARRQLCADPGQIPVFVEELLRLESPAPMIPRVTTRPVTVGGVTLPTGAKVRLPLGAINRDGSDAISGDDLVMDGKLHRHWGFGGGPHRCLGSNLARLELRLVISEWLLRIPEFDVAPGFDPHVEWPAASLGLAKLPLVIGSGNDG, encoded by the coding sequence ATGGCCACCGAGCAGGGTTTGGATGGGGTTCCCCGGCTGGCGTTCGCCGACCTGCCGATGGCCGCCGACCGAAGTGTCGGCTGGGCCGCGCTGCGCGACGCCGGTCCGCTGATCGTCGGTGACGGCTTCTATACGCTCACGCGCCGGGACGACGTCCTCGAGGCGTTGCGCAACACCGAGGTGTACTCCTCGCAGAAGGCCTTCGACGGGTTGGGCAGTCCGCTGCCGATGGTCCCGATCGCCTTCGACCCGCCCGAGCACACCCGGTACCGCCGCATCCTGCATCCGTTCTTCAGCACGCAGACCCTCGCGGGCATGCTGCCCTCCCTGCAACAGCAGGCCGTCGACGTCATCACCGACATCGCCGCCAAAGACGGCTGTGAAGTCGTGGGGGAGCTCGCGATTCCGTATCCCTCCCAGGTCTTCCTGACGTTGTTCGGCTTACCCCTCGAGGACCGCGACCGGCTGGTGGACTGGAAGGACGCGATCATCGACATCGGCCTGTTGGAGTCGGTTCAGGACGCGGACCTGACACCGGCCATCGAGCTCGCCACGTACCTGAGCGAGGCGATCACCGAACATCGCCGCAATCCCGGCAACGACATCCTGTCGCAGGTTCTGACCGGACCCGATCCGCTCGACGACGGCGAGGCCCTCGGGCTGGGTTACGTGTTCATCCTGGCGGGGCTGGACACCGTCACGTCGGCGATCGGTTCGGCGCTGCTGATGCTCGCCCGCCGACCCGACGCGCGCCGTCAGTTATGCGCCGATCCCGGCCAGATCCCGGTGTTCGTCGAGGAGCTGCTGCGGCTCGAGTCGCCGGCGCCGATGATCCCGCGGGTGACGACGCGGCCGGTGACGGTGGGCGGGGTGACGCTGCCCACCGGTGCCAAAGTCCGCTTGCCGCTTGGGGCGATCAACCGGGACGGCAGCGACGCGATCTCCGGTGACGATCTCGTGATGGACGGCAAGCTGCACCGGCACTGGGGATTCGGCGGTGGCCCGCACCGGTGCCTCGGCTCGAACCTGGCGCGCCTGGAGCTGCGACTGGTGATCTCCGAGTGGCTGCTCCGCATCCCCGAATTCGACGTGGCCCCCGGCTTCGACCCACACGTCGAGTGGCCGGCCGCCTCGCTCGGGCTGGCCAAACTGCCGCTGGTCATCGGGTCAGGCAACGACGGGTAA
- a CDS encoding CocE/NonD family hydrolase yields the protein MSGIDAGQRRLNGPQTTGRDYRNLSTPQHHITSDNNVAVPMRDGVTLLADVHRPDGPAAKGARFPALIAASPYPRQIQDLGAPAGFIEAGATDFWVPRGYTHVIANLRGTSGSGGTFGFFDAHERRDMYDLVEWVAAQPWCDGNVGMIGISYFAMTQLEAAVERPPHLKAIFPVAVTADLYEGAVHHGLFSSSFITPFLSMLGLTAARSDGFWRSRPLGVARWALNTPPLHHKFATMNGEAAVTMMRGLLRLPHDPDPWDELWLNAAVKHPTRDAWWDERNLLPLLENIDIPVYLGCDWENAPLHLPSTFTSYAALSNSRCVRIGMLGEYGLTWPWESLHVEALAWYDHWLKGHDTGILDGPAVRYILPGTDEWHACESWPPPGTYRDLALRTDGMLDGDEGDPGGRELMTLGAGLGRVKPSAIDPPPALTWTSSPLDEALDVVGDIELRLVASATAADTAWIVTLSDVGPDGTAQPVTAGWLRASLRAVDEATSRPGAPVLPCRHAEAVPVGADVEYRISLVPNARRFGAGHRIQITITSDDQDPDTPAIMNFRHASVGTSSINTVRSSSRLLLPVVA from the coding sequence GTGTCGGGTATCGACGCAGGTCAGCGGCGACTCAACGGCCCGCAGACGACCGGCCGGGACTACCGCAACCTCAGCACACCACAGCATCACATCACCAGCGACAACAACGTCGCCGTCCCGATGCGTGACGGTGTCACTCTGCTGGCCGACGTGCACCGGCCCGACGGCCCAGCGGCAAAAGGGGCCCGCTTCCCCGCGCTGATCGCCGCGTCGCCCTACCCACGACAGATCCAGGACCTCGGGGCCCCGGCCGGGTTCATCGAGGCCGGTGCCACCGATTTCTGGGTGCCGCGCGGCTACACCCACGTGATCGCCAACCTGCGCGGCACCAGCGGCTCGGGCGGCACCTTCGGATTCTTCGACGCTCACGAGCGTCGGGACATGTACGACCTGGTGGAGTGGGTGGCGGCCCAACCCTGGTGCGACGGCAACGTCGGGATGATCGGCATCAGCTACTTCGCGATGACCCAGCTGGAGGCCGCCGTCGAACGCCCGCCGCACCTCAAAGCGATCTTCCCGGTGGCCGTCACCGCCGACCTCTACGAAGGCGCGGTCCATCATGGCCTGTTCAGCTCATCGTTCATCACACCGTTCTTGTCGATGCTCGGACTCACCGCAGCCCGCAGTGACGGGTTCTGGCGCAGCCGCCCACTCGGCGTGGCTCGGTGGGCATTGAACACCCCGCCGCTGCATCACAAGTTCGCGACGATGAACGGCGAAGCCGCCGTGACGATGATGCGCGGACTTCTCAGACTGCCGCACGATCCGGATCCGTGGGATGAGCTGTGGCTCAACGCGGCGGTGAAACACCCCACTCGCGACGCCTGGTGGGACGAACGCAACCTGCTGCCGCTACTCGAAAACATCGACATTCCAGTCTATTTGGGATGCGATTGGGAAAATGCGCCGCTGCACCTGCCATCGACGTTCACCAGCTACGCCGCATTGAGCAACAGCAGGTGCGTGCGGATCGGGATGCTCGGCGAGTACGGCCTGACCTGGCCGTGGGAGAGCCTGCACGTCGAAGCCCTCGCCTGGTACGACCATTGGCTCAAGGGCCACGACACCGGCATCCTCGACGGCCCCGCCGTCCGCTACATCCTGCCCGGCACCGACGAGTGGCACGCGTGCGAATCCTGGCCTCCACCAGGCACATACCGCGATCTCGCACTGCGCACCGACGGCATGCTCGACGGTGACGAAGGCGACCCGGGTGGACGCGAGCTCATGACGCTCGGCGCCGGGCTGGGCCGGGTCAAGCCGAGCGCGATCGATCCCCCGCCCGCACTGACCTGGACCAGCAGTCCGCTTGACGAGGCACTCGATGTCGTCGGCGACATCGAACTGCGGTTGGTCGCCAGCGCCACCGCCGCCGACACCGCCTGGATCGTCACGCTGTCCGACGTCGGTCCAGACGGCACGGCGCAGCCGGTGACCGCTGGGTGGCTGCGGGCCAGCCTGCGCGCGGTCGACGAGGCCACCAGCCGCCCCGGCGCCCCGGTACTGCCGTGCCGTCACGCGGAGGCGGTGCCCGTCGGCGCCGATGTCGAGTACCGAATTTCATTGGTGCCCAACGCCCGTCGGTTCGGTGCCGGCCACCGCATCCAGATCACGATCACCAGCGACGACCAGGATCCCGACACCCCCGCCATCATGAACTTTCGGCATGCGAGCGTGGGCACCAGCAGCATCAACACCGTGCGTTCGTCGTCGCGGTTGCTGTTACCCGTCGTTGCCTGA
- a CDS encoding TetR family transcriptional regulator gives MAKKVTAPGPRDEKGVLAARILDAARGEFAHNGSAGTTIRAVARAADVDPALVYHYFGSKEGLLDAATNPPQRWLEDVAKTWTTPVPELGAALIRLMLSAWADGEIGPVLRAVLQTAAHEPSTREKLRRVVEGQLMGVSGLGVDDRDRQVRSGLVSSQIMGLAMMRYIWNIEPLASMREEEIVVAVGPNLQRYIDGDLS, from the coding sequence ATGGCAAAGAAGGTGACGGCACCGGGACCCCGCGACGAAAAGGGGGTGCTGGCGGCGCGGATTCTCGACGCGGCCCGCGGCGAGTTCGCCCATAACGGGTCGGCCGGCACCACGATCCGGGCGGTGGCCCGGGCCGCCGACGTCGACCCGGCGCTGGTGTATCACTACTTCGGCTCCAAGGAGGGTCTGCTGGATGCGGCGACGAATCCGCCGCAGCGTTGGCTGGAGGACGTCGCGAAAACCTGGACCACTCCCGTGCCCGAACTCGGTGCCGCGCTGATTCGGCTGATGCTCAGCGCCTGGGCCGACGGCGAGATCGGCCCGGTCCTGCGGGCGGTGTTGCAGACCGCGGCCCACGAGCCGAGCACGCGGGAGAAGCTTCGCCGGGTGGTCGAGGGCCAGCTGATGGGTGTGTCGGGTCTCGGCGTCGACGACCGCGACCGTCAGGTTCGCAGCGGTCTGGTGTCCTCGCAGATCATGGGGTTGGCGATGATGCGGTACATCTGGAACATCGAACCCCTGGCCTCGATGCGCGAAGAGGAGATCGTCGTTGCCGTCGGGCCGAACCTGCAGCGCTACATCGACGGCGACCTGAGTTAA
- a CDS encoding MFS transporter encodes MSTIAEPRADSGEASSSTIRTALLSSLIGTTIEWYDFFLYATAASLVFNQAFFPHQSSVVGTMLSFATFAVGFVVRPIGGFVFGHVGDRIGRKKTLALTMFLMGGATALMGLLPTAEQIGLLAPILLLILRIGQGFALGGEWAGAVLLAVEHSPAKRRGLFGSVPQVGLALGLALGTGVFALLQIVLPAGAFLSYGWRIAFLFSLVLVVFGVVVRLKAAETPAFEKLKEQDQRSAVPLREIFRRPTVRSTVLGMLSRWGEGAAFNTWGVFAISYATATLHLGKVPVLIAVTAAALVMAALLPVSGLLVDRFGAKVVYGSGIAAYGLAVFPAFALFNTHSIAAYAIALIVVFGVIHAWFYGAQGTLYASLFPTRIRYTGLSTVYQLSGVYASGLTPLILTALIAASHGKPWLACGYLVFTAVVSVIATRLLKPGDFDDEPAAKPVAVATA; translated from the coding sequence GTGTCCACCATCGCTGAACCACGCGCCGACTCCGGCGAGGCCTCCTCGAGCACCATTCGCACCGCGCTGCTCTCCAGCCTGATCGGGACGACGATCGAGTGGTACGACTTCTTCCTGTACGCGACGGCGGCGAGCCTGGTGTTCAATCAGGCGTTTTTCCCCCACCAGAGTTCGGTGGTGGGAACGATGTTGTCGTTCGCCACCTTCGCCGTCGGCTTCGTGGTGCGGCCCATCGGCGGTTTCGTGTTCGGCCACGTGGGCGATCGCATCGGGCGCAAGAAGACCCTTGCGCTGACCATGTTCCTGATGGGCGGGGCCACCGCACTGATGGGTCTGTTGCCGACCGCCGAGCAGATCGGCCTGTTGGCTCCGATCCTGTTGCTGATCCTGCGCATCGGCCAGGGTTTCGCGTTGGGCGGCGAATGGGCGGGCGCGGTTCTGCTCGCGGTCGAGCACAGTCCCGCCAAACGCCGCGGGCTGTTCGGCAGTGTCCCGCAGGTCGGGCTGGCACTGGGCCTGGCGCTGGGCACCGGGGTGTTCGCCCTGCTGCAGATCGTGCTGCCGGCCGGGGCGTTCCTGAGCTACGGCTGGCGAATCGCGTTCCTGTTCAGCCTCGTGCTGGTGGTGTTCGGCGTCGTGGTGCGCCTCAAGGCCGCTGAGACGCCGGCCTTCGAGAAGCTCAAGGAGCAGGATCAGCGTTCGGCGGTGCCGCTGCGAGAGATCTTCCGCCGCCCGACCGTGCGGTCCACCGTGCTGGGCATGCTCTCCCGGTGGGGTGAGGGCGCGGCCTTCAACACCTGGGGCGTCTTCGCGATCTCCTATGCCACCGCGACACTGCATCTGGGCAAGGTGCCGGTGTTGATCGCCGTGACAGCGGCGGCTCTGGTGATGGCCGCGCTGCTGCCGGTGTCGGGTCTGCTGGTGGACCGCTTCGGCGCGAAAGTGGTCTACGGCAGTGGCATCGCGGCCTACGGGCTGGCCGTCTTCCCGGCGTTCGCGTTGTTCAACACCCACAGCATCGCCGCCTACGCGATTGCGCTGATCGTGGTGTTCGGCGTGATCCACGCCTGGTTCTACGGAGCCCAGGGCACGCTGTACGCATCTCTGTTCCCCACCCGGATCCGCTACACCGGCCTGTCCACGGTGTATCAGCTCTCCGGCGTCTACGCCTCGGGCCTCACGCCGCTCATCCTGACGGCCCTGATTGCGGCTTCGCACGGAAAGCCTTGGCTCGCTTGCGGTTACCTGGTCTTCACCGCGGTCGTCAGTGTCATCGCGACCCGGCTGCTCAAGCCGGGCGACTTCGATGACGAGCCGGCCGCCAAACCCGTCGCCGTCGCCACCGCTTAA
- a CDS encoding YebC/PmpR family DNA-binding transcriptional regulator, with amino-acid sequence MSGHSKWATTKHKKAVVDAKRGKMFAKLIKNIEVAARVGGGDPAGNPTLYDAIQKAKKSSVPNDNIERARKRGGGEEAGGADWQNITYEGYGPNGVAVLVECLTDNRNRAAGEVRVAMTRNGGNMADPGSVSYLFSRKGVVTLEKNGLSEDDVLLAVLDAGAEEVNDLGDSFEVISEPTDLVAVRTALVDAGIDYDSADAGFQASVTVPLDVDGARKIMKLVDALEDSDDVQDVYTNADIPDEVLAQLDEE; translated from the coding sequence ATGAGCGGCCATTCCAAGTGGGCTACCACCAAGCACAAGAAGGCCGTCGTCGACGCCAAGCGCGGCAAGATGTTCGCCAAGCTCATCAAGAACATCGAGGTCGCGGCGCGCGTCGGCGGCGGCGACCCGGCCGGTAACCCCACCCTGTACGACGCCATCCAGAAGGCCAAGAAGTCGTCGGTCCCCAACGACAACATCGAGCGCGCCCGCAAGCGCGGCGGTGGCGAAGAGGCCGGCGGAGCGGACTGGCAGAACATCACCTACGAGGGCTACGGCCCCAATGGCGTCGCCGTGCTCGTCGAGTGCTTGACCGACAACCGCAACCGCGCCGCCGGCGAGGTCCGGGTCGCGATGACCCGCAACGGTGGCAACATGGCCGACCCGGGTTCGGTGTCCTATCTGTTCTCCCGCAAGGGCGTGGTGACACTGGAGAAGAACGGACTGTCCGAGGACGACGTGCTACTCGCGGTCCTGGACGCCGGCGCCGAGGAGGTCAACGACCTCGGCGACAGCTTCGAGGTGATCTCCGAGCCGACCGACTTGGTCGCGGTGCGCACTGCGCTGGTGGACGCCGGCATCGACTACGACTCCGCGGACGCCGGTTTTCAAGCGTCGGTGACGGTCCCGCTGGACGTCGACGGCGCGCGCAAGATCATGAAGCTGGTCGACGCACTCGAGGACAGCGACGACGTGCAGGACGTGTACACCAACGCCGACATCCCCGACGAAGTCCTCGCGCAGCTCGACGAGGAGTGA